A single genomic interval of Physeter macrocephalus isolate SW-GA chromosome 5, ASM283717v5, whole genome shotgun sequence harbors:
- the LOC102995025 gene encoding LOW QUALITY PROTEIN: olfactory receptor 13-like (The sequence of the model RefSeq protein was modified relative to this genomic sequence to represent the inferred CDS: substituted 2 bases at 2 genomic stop codons), producing the protein MGDNMTGITEFILLGFPPDATIQMLLFGLFSLFYVFTLLGNGVILRLISLDSRLHTALYFFLSHLAIVDIAYACNTMPXMLVNLLSPDKPISFAACMTQIFLFLAFAVTECLLLVVMSYDHYVAICQPLXYSAIMTWRVCIMLVVISWTIGVLLSLIHLVLLLPLPFCISQKISHFSCEIMAVLKLACTDRHINETVVLAGMISVLVGHFSSIVISYMCVFCAVFRIQSGERQRKAFSTYSSHLCVAGLFHGIAIVMYVGPRYGNPKEQKKYLFLFHRLFNPMLNPLIYTLRNSEVKNALKRVLGIERAL; encoded by the exons ATGGGAGACAATATGACAGGTATCACAGAGTTCATCCTACTGGGATTTCCCCCTGATGCAACGATTCAGATGCTTCTCTTTGGGCTCTTCTCTCTGTTCTATGTCTTCACCCTGCTGGGGAACGGGGTCATCCTGAGGCTCATCTCACTGGACTCCAGACTGCAC ACTGCACTGTACTTCTTCCTCTCACACCTGGCCATCGTTGACATAGCCTATGCCTGCAACACCATGCCCTAGATGCTGGTAAACCTCCTGAGTCCTGACAAGCCTATCTCCTTTGCTGCCTGCATGAcacaaatctttctctttttggcATTTGCTGTCACAGAATGTCTTCTCCTGGTGGTGATGTCCTATGATCACTATGTAGCCATCTGCCAGCCCCTCTGATACTCTGCCATCATGACCTGGAGAGTCTGCATCATGCTGGTGGTGATTTCCTGGACCATTGGTGTCCTTCTGTCTTTGATTCATCTAGTGTTACTTTTACCCTTACCCTTCTGTATATCCCAGAAAATCAGTCACTTTTCCTGTGAAATCATGGCTGTTCTCAAACTTGCTTGTACAGATAGACACATCAATGAAACTGTGGTACTGGCTGGAATGATTTCTGTGCTAGTGGGACACTTCTCCTCAATTGTAATCTCATATATGTGTGTCTTCTGTGCTGTCTTCAGGATCCAGTCTGGGGAACGTCAAAGAAAAGCCTTCTCCACCTACTCATCTCACCTCTGTGTGGCTGGACTCTTTCACGGCATAGCCATTGTCATGTATGTTGGACCCAGATACGGGAACCccaaggaacagaagaaatatcttTTCCTGTTTCACAGACTTTTCAATCCCATGCTCAACCCCCTTATCTATACTCTTAGGAATTCAGAAGTAAAGAATGCATTGAAGAGAGTGCTAGGAATAGAGAGAGCTTTATGA